A window of the Juglans microcarpa x Juglans regia isolate MS1-56 chromosome 5D, Jm3101_v1.0, whole genome shotgun sequence genome harbors these coding sequences:
- the LOC121265874 gene encoding probable pectate lyase 4, translated as MDGCSKDKQKLRPRTLVGVEITGRLRDHYSQFAKFTGHYKDYGPGTLRQGCRSKEPLWIVFEVWGTIHLSSYLDVSSYKTIDGRGQRVKLTGKGLRLKECEHVIICNLEFEGYYGISVDADGIQIKPNSKHIWIDRCSLYDYDDGHIDITQKSTDITVSRCHLSQHNKTMLIGADPSHIDNRCICVAIHHCFFDGIKQRHPRVRFAKIQLYNNYTKIWGIYAVFAIVESQIYSQCNIYEAGQKKMAFKCLTEKVYALVLFSTQYISEFCLSLRTFGFN; from the exons ATGGATGGATGCTCGAAGGATAAGCAGAAACTCCGCCCAAGGACTCTGGTTGGAGTAGAGATTACTGGGCGGCTTCGTGACC ATTATTCACAATTTGCAAAATTTACTGGTCATTACAAAGATTATGGGCCAGGAACACTTCGCCAAGGATGTCGTAGCAAAGAGCCACTATGGATTGTCTTTGAAGTTTGGGGCACCATTCATCTCTCGTCTTACTTGGATGTGTCGTCTTATAAGACCATTGATGGCCGGGGCCAAAGGGTTAAATTGACAGGGAAGGGTTTGCGGCTGAAGGAATGTGAACATGTAATTATATGCAATCTGGAGTTTGAAGGCTATTACGGGATATCAGTTGA CGCTGATGGTATTCAAATAAAGCCTAATTCAAAACACATATGGATAGATCGCTGCAGCCTCTATGACTACGATGATGGACATATAGACATCACGCAAAAGAGCACAGATATTACTGTTTCTAG GTGTCACCTTTCACAGCATAACAAGACAATGCTCATTGGGGCAGACCCTTCTCATATTGACAACAGATGCATCTGTGTGGCCATCCACCATTGCTTTTTTGATGGGATCAAACAGCGGCATCCTAGAGTTAGATTTGcaaaaatacaattatacaacAATTATACCAAAATCTGGGGCATTTATGCTGTTTTTGCCATTGTAGAATCACAG ATATATTCCCAATgcaatatatatgaagcagggcAGAAGAAGATGGCATTTAAATGTCTCACAGAGAAGGTATATGCCCTCGTTCTGTTTTCAACCCAGTACATTTCTGAATTCTGCTTATCATTGAGAACTtttggttttaattaa
- the LOC121264688 gene encoding LOW QUALITY PROTEIN: DNA topoisomerase 6 subunit A (The sequence of the model RefSeq protein was modified relative to this genomic sequence to represent the inferred CDS: inserted 1 base in 1 codon): MDDKKRKRRRPEPSSDDETRLPFKDRLKPDSIILESLQDLLRTHSASSSNTKTLTLTELSLASTCREVTDLSLPSVQSAIESQILKIAHSILSGHGFSFDVPSRSAANQLYVAELDRIVLKDKTSLRPYANISTVRKSTITTRILQLIHQLCSKNIHVTKRDLFYTDVKLFQDQTQSDSVLDDVSCMLGCTRSSLNVIAAEKGVVVGRLIFSDNGDMIDCTKMGMGGKAIPPXIDRVGDMQSDALFILLVEKDAAYIRLAEDRFYNRFPCIIVTAKGQPDVATRLFLRKMKMELKLPVLALVDSDPYGLKILSVYGCGSKNMSYDSANLTTPDIKWLGIRPSDLDKYKIPDQCRLPMTEQDIKTGKDLLEEDFVKKNPGWVEELTLMVKTKQKAEIQALSTFGFQYLSEVYLPLKLQQRDWL, from the exons ATGGACGACAAGAAGAGGAAACGCCGCCGACCGGAACCGAGCTCCGATGACGAAACCAGACTCCCCTTCAAGGACCGCCTCAAACCCGACTCGATTATCCTCGAATCCCTCCAAGACCTCCTTAGAACTCACTCCGCTTCCTCCTCTAACactaaaaccctaaccctaactgAACTCTCCCTGGCCTCCACATGTCGCGAGGTGACCGACCTCTCCCTCCCCTCCGTCCAATCCGCTATCGAGTCCCAAATCTTGAAGATCGCCCACTCCATCCTCTCCGGCCACGGCTTCTCCTTCGACGTGCCCTCCCGCTCCGCCGCCAATCAACTCTACGTCGCGGAACTCGACCGCATCGTCCTGAAAGACAAAACTTCCCTCCGCCCCTACGCTAATATCTCCACTGTCCGCAAGTCCACCATCACTACCCGTATCCTCCAGCTCATACACCAGCTCTGCTCCAAGAACATCCACGTTACCAAGCGTGACCTCTTCTACACCGACGTCAAGCTCTTTCAGGACCAGACCCAGTCCGATTCCGTCCTGGACGACGTCTCTTGTATGCTCGGCTGCACTCGCTCCAGCCTCAATGTCATCGCCGCTGAGAAAGGGGTTGTTGTGGGTCGGCTGATTTTCAGCGATAATGGCGACATGATCGATTGCACGAAAATGGGAATGGGCGGAAAGGCCATTCCCC ACATTGACCGAGTTGGGGATATGCAGAGCGATGCATTGTTTATACTCCTGGTTGAGAAGGATGCGGCATATATTCGATTGGCCGAGGATCGGTTCTATAACCGGTTTCCATGTATAATTGTGACAGCAAAGGGGCAGCCGGACGTTGCCACGCGGTTGTTcttgaggaagatgaagatggAATTGAAGCTCCCCGTGCTTGCACTGGTGGACAGCGATCCTTACGGGTTGAAAATTTTGTCCGTTTACGGATGCGGCTCCAAGAACATGTCGTACGATAGTGCGAATTTGACGACCCCTGATATAAAGTGGTTGGGGATTAGGCCGAGTGATTTGGATAAGTATAAGATACCAGACCAGTGTAGATTGCCTATGACGGAGCAGGATATTAAGACCGGAAAGGATCTGTTGGAGGAagattttgtgaagaagaaTCCGGGTTGGGTTGAGGAGCTGACTTTGATGGTGAAGACGAAGCAGAAAGCGGAAATTCAGGCTTTAAGCACGTTTGGGTTTCAGTACTTGTCTGAGGTCTATTTGCCACTCAAGCTGCAGCAGAGGGACTGGCTGTGA